The sequence below is a genomic window from Macaca nemestrina isolate mMacNem1 chromosome 13, mMacNem.hap1, whole genome shotgun sequence.
CGGgcaccccgccccgcccctctcAGGGCCCACGGTGCTGGAGATGTTCAACACGCTGCTGAGGCAGCTGCGGCTCAGCATCGACTACGCGCTGACCGGGAGCTACGACGGGGCGGTCAGCCTCGGCACCAAGATCATCAAGGAGCACGAGGAGCGCATGTTCCAGGAGGCCGTTATCAAGACCGTCGGTGCGGCTCCGGGCCGAGGCTCGGGGAGGgttggggcggggcggggccaggggcggggcggggccgagGGGAGGAAAGAGGGACCCTGGAAAGGGGCGGGGCCCCGGGGGCGGCCTGGGGATGTGATTGGAGAGGGAGGGACCGCACTGGGGCGAAGGGCATCCATCGGGGCTCTGTAGGATCGTCCAGCACCCACATGCTATTCGCGGACCTCGGAGAAAATGAAGTCGGTCATGGTGCGCTGGCTGGGCAGGGCCCGAGCGACAGCGCCAAACAGTGGGATGGGTTTCCCAGATCTGAAGTCTCAGGCTCCATCAGACCTGCCTGATGCTTCCAGGTTAGGGCTtccaggagggagaggtggggACTAAGAGGAAAGAATGAGGAAGGGGGCAGGCCATGGAGAAAATGGGTGTGCTTCTGGGAGTGGAGATGATAAAGCCGCTTTCACAGCCTGCCTGCCCTAGCCATGCGAGCTTCGCCTCAGCCTGGAGTAGGCAGGTTAGGAATCCAGAAGCATCTTTTTCCCTTAGTTCGTGGGAGGAGGATTTACCCTAGGGCAGCCCAACGAGAACTTGGGCTCCCTCCGCCCTGGTCCCAGGGCCCAGCATTCACCATCCCCACCCCCTAGCCAAGGAGCCAAGACCTTAACCACAGCCTCAGGAACAAGTGAAAACACGGAGCCTGGAAGAGTCCTCCAGAACCGCCTGATGCCTCCCCTTCCTGGAGAGGAAGAATCACACACGGGCTATCCTGAGTTCCTTTCTCTGGTCCTGGACTGACTCTGGAGAGCGGCAACCCTCGCTCTCTGCAGGGGTTTGTGCAGCTGAGAGGCTGAACCAGGAGGGGCCCTGCAGCCTGTGCCTCACTGGGCACCCTCTCCGCCACCTCCTGCAGGCTCTTTTGCCAGCACGCTGCCCACCTACCAGCGCTCCGAGGTGATCCTCTTCATCATGAGCAAGGTGCCGCGGCCATCCTTGCACCAGGCGGTGGACACGGGCAGGACGGGGTGAGCCACCAATCTCCCCCAGCCTGGAGTCCTCCTCTCCCCTAGCTGCATTTTCTGACTCCCTCCTTTATCCCTCTTAACTTTCTTGGCTctgccctctcctctctttttacTCCCAAATCCCGCAGCAGCCTTTAGTGGGGCTCTTGGATCCCACAACAGTTTCTCAGGCTGCCCCATCAATAACCACCTCCCAACGTGGGGGGAGCCAGTCACCCCTTGGTCAGCTTCCTGGGTCCGGAAGCCACTGTCCTGGGTAACTCAACACCATAAGCCTCATGGAGAAACGAATCAGGGGTAGAACTAAGCTGGCAAGTGTGTGATCTCCGCCCCATTACCATCCTGGTGAGTATTTGTGTCTCTGGTCTACAGGGAGAATAGGAACCGTCTGACCCAGATTATGCTGCTAAAATCCCTCCTGCAGGTGAGCCCCATCTATCCCTATTCCTGCTCTTCCTCTGCAGTTGACAGCTCCTTCCAAGGGACCAAGTGAAGGCCTCCACATACAGTCGTGCACATTGCATACTGCACAAATACACCCAGTCAGTTGAGTCGGGGCTGAAATCTAGCCTGTGTTCCACTCACTAGCCAGGCTGGGCACCCACAGAGCTGGGTCAGCCACAGCAAATGGGGAACCTGTTTCTAATTTTCACAAAGGTTCCTTATTGGCTACTGATAGCCTTGTCACTTAGACATGATCTGTCTCAAGATGAAATCTGTTGGTTCCCACCCTGGTTCCCTCCAGGTACCCCCTATTTCCCTTTCCCCTCTGTTTCCCCTGTTTTGCCAGCACATGTTCTTGGCACATgtacccacctcagtctcccagccCCCATCCTTCCCATTCTGTAACTCTTATATGTAACTCTTCTTTACATCTTTGCAGCCATCACTGGAGTCTAGATCCATTGCTCTCAAATACCATTCTGATGACAATCTTGTGATAAATATATGATTCCCAGAGGTTTTGAGCTGTTAGCCTGAGTGAGGTCCTGGAATCTGTATTTGTAACACATTCCCCAGGTATTCTGAAGTACAACCCTGGGCCTAAACCTGACATCTCACAACCACCTCTCCCCACCTGTCAGGAACTCAGCTATAAGAATAATTGTCTAGAAATGCTGTTCTCTACCAGGTGCCTCTTATTTCAGAGTAGGTctcatattataatttttttttttttttttgctcttgttgctcaggctggagtgcagtggtgcaatcttggctcactgcaacctttgcctcccaggttcaagcgattctcctgcctcagcctcccgagtagctgggattacaggcatgtgccatcagctaatttttttttgtagttttagtagagatggggttttaccaggttggtcaggctggtcttgaactcctgacctcaagtgatccacctgccttggcctcccaaagcgctgggattataggcgtgagccactgtgcccggcctcagttTATAATTGATATACAACCAGATTTCAAACTTCTCAGACTGTTGGGAGGtccccaggcccctctccctccctAGACCTCCCATCTCGTCTCTCAGTCTCTGTCTCCGTTCCAGTCATGCCAGTCTAAACagaaccccccacccccgccgccACCTCAcgccttccctcccctcctctccagtCCATGCTCTTCATGGCACTAGGTTTTTATAAACCCTTTGTGCTCCAACACTGCCCTCGTATAGTTATCACCTTGGTCTCCATATTCCTGCCATTTCTTTGCTGAGTTTACCCTCATTAATTTGTACCCAGCATCTTCTTAAGATGACAGTTTGGGGTACATCCTCAGGGACCTTCTGAATCATCAAAGGCATTGTTTTGCAATATGGATTTAACAGTAAAGGTGCTTTGCTGCAGTTGAATGCTCTGACAACAGCATATATGGCATGTCTATTTATGCCAAACTGGCTTTAGTCACAAAGCGCCATTATTGCCAGGCTAACAGACCTGTTACCAAATGCTTCCTATGTGTGCTATTTGGTGGTTGCCATGTATGTGAGTTCTGATCCTTCAGCCCAGCTGTGAGTTCTTCCACTGTCTCGTTCTTTGTGATGATCATTCTCTTAATAAGGCATTATGTTCCTTGTGGCTATTCATCAGTTGTGCCCTAACTGGCTGGAATGTTAGGCTCAGAGATTGCCTGGCTCCCGCCTCCCTCCAGGGCTCATCCCTTGCTTGCTTTTTAACACCCGAATGTCCCTGCATGCTGTCCGCATCCATTCACATGTCTACTGAGCTCGCTGTCATCTAGGTGGATGTTGGAGTGTTCAAAAAGTTGCCTGGGCTGCAGGGTAGGGGAGGCTGGATTGGGTAATGTCTGGAGAGCATGTGTACATCAGACGTCACTTCCGCTGGCTGCTCCTCCGCCGCCTCCTGCACCTGAGAGGGACAGCATTCCTAGGCATACTTGTCCATACCTCCCTTGCAGGTATCCACAGGTTTCCAGTGCAACAACATGATGTCAGCCCTGCCCAGCAACTTCCTGGACCGCCTTCTCTCCACTGCCCTCATGGAGGATGCAGAAATTCGACTCTTTGTTCTAGAGATTCTCATCAGTTTCATTGATCGTCATGGCAACCGCCACAAGTTCTCTACGATCAGGTGAACTTGGGGTGTTTCCTCCAGGTGATGTAAGATGGGGAAAGGACTCTCCTTTAGGTCCTGTCCTTTGGTCCTGTCCTCACACCCAGGTGGGAGGACAATTCAGATACTCAGTGAGACTCGCCAGAGAGCTGATCACCAACATTGACCCTGGGTTCCTGCAAGAGGAGGCGAGACCAAAGGGCACTTGTGTCTGAGAGAGGAGGAGGGTGAACTGAAGATCTGGAAGATAGAGAGTAGGCATTAAAGGGAGTTGCAAGTGTGAGAAGGAAGGGGATGCAGGTTATCAGACTGAAGGGGATGCAGGTTATCAGACTGAAGGGATTTGTGGGGaataagaggaggaagaaaataatcaGGATGAAGATTTAAGACAAAAGGggtcaggggtggtggctcacgcctataatctcagcactttgagaggccaaggtgggaggatcacttgagcccaagagttcaagactggccagggcaacatagtgagacccccatctctacaagaaaatttaaaaattagccgagcgtggtggctcacacctgtggtcccagctccttgggaggctgagttgggaggattgcttgagccctggataTTGAAGCTGTAGAGAGCTGTGAtcactgagccactgcactccagcctaggtgacagaatgagagcctgtctcaaaaaggaaacagagaaaaggaCAAATTCTTGAGAACTTGGGAGAAGAAGGTAATTGGGCTAAGAACCAGGGCCAGGGGAGCACTGGAGGCTTTCTACCAACTAACAATGTTGGGGTAAAGCCCAGTGACCCGTGTGAGCTCAGGCTGGCCTCATATAAGGGCTAAGGAGGCCCTTTGCATCCTTTCCCAGTACGCTCAGTGACATCTCTGTCCTGAAGCTGAAAGTGGACAAGTGCTCCCGACAGGACACTGTCTTCATGAAGAAGGTAAGCAAGCATGACCTCCAGACACAGTGAAGagcgggtgcgatggctcatgcctgcaatcccagcactttgggaggccgaggggggtggatagATCACGTGAGGTGGGGacctcgagaccagcctgaccaacatggtaaaatcccgtctttactaaaactacaaaaattagccaggcgtggtggtgggcacctgtaatctcagctactcgggaggctgaggccagaaaatcgcttgaacccaggaggaggaggttgcagtaaactgagattgcaccaatgtactccagcctgggtgacagagcaaaagtcACTGCTGACCTCTGCCTTGGTCAGAGgcctgcctcctccctctgcgGCTATGCGTCAAGCTTACTTCTCTGAGGAGTCAAGCCCAGAGTGATGAGCCAGTCCAGGGCCAGTGACTGTGTTCTGCTCCTATACCTGGATTTGGGCAGCAGCCTCTGGTGCTGGTTTCACTGGAGCCCATCCCTCTCTATGCGAGCCTACCTGTCTGTGTCCGCTTCTGCCAGAGCCTGCTTTAAAGGCATCCCCTCCGCAACAGAGGAGGGGGCACACACAGCCATCCTGCCCCCCTTCAGATTGGTCTTCCTGCCTGTTTTCCTTGCCCCTCCTGTCCCCACCCTACTGACCCTGGCCTTCTCCTGCCCGCTCCTGTCCCCAGCACTCCCAGCAGCTCTACAGACACATCTACCTGAGCTGCAAGGAGGAAACAAACGTGCAGAAACACTACGAGGCGCTCTATGGCTTGTTGGCTCTCATCAGCATCGAGCTGGCTAacgaggaggtggtggtggaCCTCATCCGTCTGGTGCTGGCTGTTCAGGTGGGGCCTGGTGTGCGCAGGGCATGGGGCTTGGGATCGGGGAGAGACCTGTTTTGGGCAAGCCCTGATAAGAATATTGAGTAGCAACTGCTTAACACTGTTTTGGAGCCCAGGAATATTGCACGCGTGGTTGGCCACTCCTCCCTGAAGACCCCAAACCATGGTCCTGTTTGGGGAACCCCAAAGAACGCTTCATTCATGGCCTTGCCCCATCCTCAAGCTAAAGAAGACCCAGAGAACGGGGTCATTCAGAAACATCCCTTAGCTACTATATATCAAATCTCTCGCAGAGTCTGAGTGAGACTCCAGGGATTCCTAAGAGGATGCTCTTAAGCCCTGAGTAATCCCAGACAAACTCGTTTGTCCAGAGAATCTCTGGTtcccttggccaggcgtggtggctcacgcctgtaatcccagcactttgggaggctgaggtgggtggaccacttgaggtcaggagttcaagaccagcctagccaacatggtgaaaccccgtctccactaaaaatacaaaaattagccagacatggtggtgcacacctgtagtctcagctacttgggagactgaggtaggagaagcacttgaacccgggaggtggaggttgcagtgagccaagatcttccCACGGCatgccagtctgggcaacagagcaagactccatctaaaaatttttaaaaaattaaaaattaaaaaaaaaaagattctctggTTCCCAAACAGAGCTGTGCTTCAGAATTGCTTTGAGtacttgtttaaaatatatatttcctggAAAGGTAAGTCAGAGTCTCAAAGTCTGGGGACCAGTCTACCAAGCCTCCTTTGTGATGCATAGACAGCCAGTGTGGCACCGGACAGGGCTTGAGACTTTCATGGTGTTCCTGGGTGCGTGTGTACACCCAAGGCTACTGGGAGTCAGGGTGGGTCCTTTGGACCTCAAAGGCTGGGTCTCCAGGGTCCTGAAGCCAGGCAGGCATCATATTCCTGAATCAGGGCAAACCTGGGAGTTCAGTCACAGAGTCTCACCTGTCTAATGGTGCTAAATCCTGCAGGACCAGCCTAGAtgctacaattttaaaattctatttaccCTCAAGAGCTAGAACTTGGGGTTCCTTTATATCCCAATCCCCTGGTAACTCCCACAGCTCATTTAGCTTAACATATGAACCCAGTTTAGCAAGCCAATCCAGTCCTCTAAGGATCCGCTAGAGTGAAGGAGACAGTGCCCTGGCAGTGGGATTAATGATAAGGGTTTGGGCAGTGAAGGTTGCCACAGCTGGAACTGCAGAGTGGGGAGTTGAGGTCATTGCCTCTCTAGTCTGTGAATACTCAAGAGCCTCCTAGTTCATGGACTGTTCTACCCCTCCCTTCAGCTTTAATGAAGGTGACTTTTTTCCCCAGGAAGTTGTGGGTCAAATGCTGAGCAAGACTTAGTCTAGGAAAGCAAGCATTTCTGAAGAAGACTGGGAAGAGGTCGGATGGAGGGTTGGCACCCAGTGTAGTCTGTCAGTGAAAGACTCTGGAGGCCTTTTCTCTGTTGCTGCAGGACGTGGCCCAAGTCAATGAGGAGAACTTGCCTGTCTACAACCGCTGTGCCCTCTACGCTCTGGGCGCAGCTTACCTGAACCTCATCAGTCAGCTCACAACAGTGCCTGCCTTCTGCCAGCACATCCATGAGGTTGGTGTCCTCACGACCAAGAGCTCAGAGGCCCTCAACTTGGGGTTTCCTGGGAATGGCTTTTCCTTAATTGCATTAGTCCTATACCTCCTCTTAGGCAGTGAAGACAGGGTTGAAGTAAGAGCCGCTAATAGTGAGAAGTTACTCACGGCATCTTTCCCTCCTGTATGACTTGACGGAGCAGGGTGGGGTTAGGCGCAGGGGTTGGGGGGTCTTCTGTACCTGTTTCTAATACTGTCTGCCCCTCCACTTCCTGCCCCTCTGTCTTTCCCCTACTCATGGGAGCACATCTGCACACATGCCTCAGATCATGCAGACGACAGCTATGAAATACGGCAAAAGTGGCCTGAGTAGAATGGTGAACGAATGTCTGTTCACGCCCACTCAGAGGAAATGAAGAGCTACGAAAATTTCTCCCCATTTGCTTCATGTATCTCCCTTTCCTTtgctgaaaaaattttaaatactttaaaacaaatcCCAGCTATCCTGTCCTTTCACTTTACATATATCCGTCTACATGCCTGAAACAGCATGAGCACCTCCCTACATGACTGCCACACCCTTAACACAGCTCATTAAGTGATCAGTAATTCCTTGGTATTATCTGACATCCATTCTGTAGTCAAATGTGTTCTCAATTGTTGcataaagatgttttaaaacaCATGGAAGTGTTTGGAAGTTGAATGATACCAACATATAggattaactttaaaatatagtagcaggccgggtgcggtggctcatgcctataatcccagcactttgggaggccgaggtgagtagatcacttgaggtcagaagtttgaggccagcctgggcaacatggtgaaaccccatctctaatgaaaatacaaaaattagcggggcattggcgcacgcctgtaatcccagctactcgggaaggtgaggcaggagaattgcttgaacctgggagatggaggttgcagtgagccaagattgtgccactacactccagcttgggtgacagagcgagactccatctcaaaagtaaaataaaataaaatatactagcaaaacaaaataaaacaaaacaagaaattttAGGTCTCAACTAGCCTGGGTTGACTGGGAATCACAGGGGAGGCTGCCATGACACTGTGACAGAGACCACCCCAAGGGAAGCAGgactcttccagcttctggaCTGATAAGGGAGTGCAAGAAAGGCAATGCCCAGACATCCTCCACCTGACAATTGTGGGACCTTTACCTCctcacccaccacacacacctgTATGCTGACCATCCCTCCACTTCTCACCACTTAGTAACTTTCACTTTTCTTGTCAAAAATTTGCAAAGAATACTGAGTAAAGCTCAAGATGTCACTGTCCATCAGGGTGTTTTTGCAATGCACTTGGGTACTGCAGTACCGAGGTTTGGGACATGGTATTAGCTACATTCCTTTGTAcctgtttaaataaaaaacacaggaatgaggccaggtgcagtggttcagccttaatcccaacactttgggaggccaaggcaggtggatcacttggggtcaggagttcaagaccagcctgggcaacatggtgaaaccccgtctctactaaaaatacaaaaatttgccaggcgtgctggcatgcacctgcaatctcagttactcaggaggctgaggcaggagaattgcttgaaactggcaggtggaggctgccatgatctaagattgtgccactcctCTCCAGCCTAGaaaagagagcaagactctgtctctaagaaaaaaaaaaaaaaaaaaaagggcatagGAATGAGGAATGAGGCACCAGAGCCAGCAGCTGCAGTCTCTTAAGAGTTAAGTTCCCTGCACTGGAGGACACTTAGTGCACATGTGTCATTGATGGCCATGGCCTGAGCAGGCAGCTTGAGCTTCTCCAGCTGCCCTGAGGGTCCCTGTTGATGGGAGTTTCCACTGAAGAAGCTCAGCTGAGGACACTGTGCTGAGGAGGCTGCGGGAGGGAGGAAGTGCCAAGCCGGGAGCTCTTTCATTGCCTGTGAGCTCCCTCTCCCTGCTGAACCAGCTCTTATCATCTGATTCCTCCCAACCACCAGGTGATAGAGACCAGGAAGAAAGAGGCTCCATACATGCTCCCCGAGGATGTGTTTGTGGAGAGGCCCAGGTGAGGAGAGGACGGGGGATGTGGTCAGGGATCCCCAGGGCAGCTAAGTAAGCAGGCGGGTGGTCTGAGGTCAGGAGGGGTCAATGCCAGGAGGCTCGGGCATCTGTGGACTCAAGGGCAGAAGGTGGGCTCTGTCTGTGGTCCAGGAGTCCTGGGTAAAGTTAAACCCCATCACATTACCGCAGTCCATGCCTCGAGCATGCCATGCTGAGCCGTGTTTGCAGGTGAGACACAGCCTCCAGGGGCTTTGGCCAAGCGCATGCTAAATGCATCCTGGAGGAGTCATTCCTGACAAGACGTTCCTATCAATCCAAGTGATGTTTTCGAGTGTCATTTCAACATCAGAGGAACTCAAGGGAAATATGTTTTGCAAACCCAAAATGTCTAACAGTAGGGGATGACTTATAAAGTATGGCCCATCCATATAATAGACAATCATGACATTCatttagaagaatatttaatgtaaaatacCCACTACATAATAGGTCAATAAAATAGATCACAGAACAGCGGGTGTGGAAGGGgatatctatgtgtatatgtaaaaatACGGGActaagctgggtgcggtggctcacgcctacaggcccagcaactcagaagactgagcaggaggatctcttgagcccatgGTTTCGAGACAACcatgggccacaaagcaagaacCCATCTacgaaaaatttttaaacaatttgcctgggctgggcacagtggctcatgcctgtaatcccagcattttgggaggctgaggtgagcagatcacttgaggtcagaagttcgagaccatcctggccaacatgataaaaacctgtatcttctaaaaatacaaaaattagccggttgtggtggtgcacacctgtagtcccagctactctattcgggaggcttaggcaggagaatctacttgaatctgggaggcaaaggttgcagtgagctgagatcatgctactgcactctggcctgggcgacagggagagACTTGgtctaagaaataataataattaataaataaataaaattagctgggtgtggtggagcatacCTGTTGGAAGGCTGagcaggaagatcactttagcccagCGGGTCAAGGCTGTAGTGCGCTGTGAtggcacctgtgaatagccactgcactccagcctgggcaacacagtgaggaccctgtcttaaaacaaacaaaaaaaaagtgactgaggGATGTGATTGCTGTACATAAGAATATATTATAACGTGAATAGTGGTTATCTCTGGAAATGGGACTGGGGGTGAcccttttccttttgcttctctgTCATCTTGCATAGTGAAGATGTTACTTTTGTAATAAGaaaagttggccgggcatggtgactcacgcctgtaatcctagcattttgggaggctgaggagggtggatcacctgaggtcagaagttcaagaccagcctggccaacatgatgaaaccccatctctactaaaaatacaaaaaattagctgggcgtggtggtgggcacctttactcccagctactcgggaggctgaggcaggagaatcgcttgaacctggaaggcggaggttgcaatgagccgagatcgctccaccacactccagcctgggcgacaagagcaaaaccctgtctaaaaaacaaaaacaaaaacagttattCAGAAGTCATTCTAGATACCGCGGTTCTAACGAGCTTCCTCCCTCCTTCATCTTCCAGGCTGTCTCAGAATCTTGATGGGGTGGTGATTGAGCTCCTCTTCCGCCAGAGCAAGATTAGTGAAGTCCTGGGAGGCAGCGGCTACAATTCAGACCGGCTTTGCCTGCCCTACATCCCTCAACTGACAGGTATGAGCTCTGTGCAGGGATGCCTGGGCCTGCCTCTGTCTTTCCTTGGCCAGGTAAGGGCCTGAGCGTAAGGGACTTATGGCCCTTTGATTGCCTGTGAGGCACCTTGGATATCGTGAGAGCTGAAAGACACAGTGGAAATTTATGGTGAGGTCCTCTTGATTGCCCCATCTCTCCTCCTCAGGGCAGGGTCCTTGAAAGTACCCGGCCCATGAGATGGCCCGGCCTGAGGATGGGAGAGGCTCCATTGTGCTAGAAAAAGCATACATGGCTGCAGAACCAGAGACCCAGTTCGAGTCCCCTGTGCAACTCACTGCCTGAAAGATCTTAGACAAGTGCTTTGCGTCCCTGAATTTCAGTTTCCTTGACTGTAAAACAGAATGTTAACAATAGCGGCccgctgggggcagtggctcacgcctgtaatcctagcactttgggaggccgaggcggatggactGCCTGAGttccagggttcaagaccagcctgggtaacacagtgaaagcccgtctctactaaaaatacaaaaaaaagttagctgggcgtggtggtgtgtgcctgtagtcctagctactctggaggctgaaacaagagaattgctcgaacccgggaggtggagattgcagtgagccaagatcgcaccgttgcacaccagcctgggcaacagagcaagactgcgtctcaaaaaaaaaaaaaaaaaaaatagctgcctTAGAGGGCTGGCATGATAAGGTACCTGTATTAATGCAAATGCGCTTAGTAAATACTTCATGAAATGCTTCATGAAGAGCTACTGGTGCTCTTAGCAGATGATGCTTACACATAAGGTGAGATATGTATTCTGGTCATAAgcaccttctttgtgttctcattGACAATTTCAAAATTTTAGCCCCAAAGAGCAAAACTGACCAGCCTAAGATGGACAGAGAAGGCCCACAGCAATTGGAAGCTTCTGGAAACTCCAGGTGTAGCCTGAGTGTGCACTGAGCCTTAGAGGACTGTGGACCAAGCAGAGGCAGAGGGGTTGGGAGGTGGGACTAGCGGCTCAGTCCTGGATCTCCGAGGGCTGGGAACTAAAGCCTCCAGGCTGCTTCTTCCCCAGATGAGGATCGCTTATCCAAGAGGAGGAGCATTGGAGAGACCATCTCCCTGCAGGTGGAGGTAGAATCAAGGAACAGcccagagaaggaggaggtgaGTGTCTCTGCCACCGTCCTGGGGCAGCCCCACCTCCTGTAGATTGGATGCCGGACTCCAGGCTCCCCTGCCCACACAGTGTGCTTAAGGCTGCATGGAAAGCAAGTTTCTCGAGTAATTCCACACTCGCACTGACTCTCCCCATGTATGTGTCATAGATACTTCcctttggaaaaatgtttaggGTCCTCCCTGCTCCCATGAGGATATCATAAAACTCACCCTTGAAAGGcctggctggggatggtggctcacacctgtgatcccaacattttggaggctgaggcaggaggattacttgagtccaggagttcgagatgatctggggcaacataagga
It includes:
- the LOC105479806 gene encoding protein EFR3 homolog B isoform X2, which gives rise to MCHSSHDDLEIKTKIRMSGIKGLQGVVRKTVNDELQANIWDPQHMDKIVPSLLFNLQHVEEAESRSPSPLQAPEKEKESPAELAERCLRELLGRAAFGNIKNAIKPVLIHLDNHSLWEPKVFAIRCFKIIMYSIQPQHSHLVIQQLLGHLDANSRSAATVRAGIVEVLSEAAVIAATGSVGPTVLEMFNTLLRQLRLSIDYALTGSYDGAVSLGTKIIKEHEERMFQEAVIKTVGSFASTLPTYQRSEVILFIMSKVPRPSLHQAVDTGRTGENRNRLTQIMLLKSLLQVSTGFQCNNMMSALPSNFLDRLLSTALMEDAEIRLFVLEILISFIDRHGNRHKFSTISTLSDISVLKLKVDKCSRQDTVFMKKHSQQLYRHIYLSCKEETNVQKHYEALYGLLALISIELANEEVVVDLIRLVLAVQDVAQVNEENLPVYNRCALYALGAAYLNLISQLTTVPAFCQHIHEVIETRKKEAPYMLPEDVFVERPRLSQNLDGVVIELLFRQSKISEVLGGSGYNSDRLCLPYIPQLTDEDRLSKRRSIGETISLQVEVESRNSPEKEERVPAEEITYETLKKAIVDSVAVEEQERERRRQVVEKFQKAPFEEIAAHCGARASLLQSKLNQIFEITIRPPPSPSGTITAAYGQPQNHSIPVYEMKFPDLCVY